In a single window of the Motilibacter aurantiacus genome:
- a CDS encoding DUF2795 domain-containing protein produces MTIERGSDKHGARADEALAGEVEGAMRAGRSTHAQEWKDPEPSGEDQPDVDLNPNGTLTGGTAAGVDSGDIEGRSQLATFLGKEVWPATADVLRSTAEENQAPDRVLQQLAGLPGGRTYENVQQVWEDLGGGREERF; encoded by the coding sequence ATGACCATCGAGCGCGGCAGTGACAAGCACGGGGCACGCGCGGACGAAGCCCTGGCCGGCGAGGTGGAGGGCGCGATGCGCGCCGGCCGCTCCACGCACGCCCAGGAGTGGAAGGACCCCGAGCCCTCGGGCGAGGACCAGCCGGACGTCGACCTCAACCCGAACGGCACGCTGACCGGCGGTACCGCGGCCGGCGTCGACAGCGGGGACATCGAGGGGCGCAGCCAGCTGGCGACGTTCCTCGGCAAGGAGGTCTGGCCGGCGACGGCGGACGTGCTGCGGTCCACGGCGGAGGAGAACCAGGCGCCCGACCGGGTCCTGCAGCAGCTGGCCGGGCTGCCGGGTGGGCGCACGTACGAGAACGTCCAGCAGGTGTGGGAGGACCTCGGCGGGGGCCGCGAGGAGCGCTTCTAG
- a CDS encoding nucleotidyltransferase family protein: MSALESDLIETTKVVAVTLKKAHIPFALAGGYAVYARGGPPSIHDTDFFLREADVPRAIDALTEAGLKHESCPEDWLVKVFHDDRLVDLIHAANGRPVTDAMLARAEEVEVGSVRMPVLDASDIMIGKLLALSAHHCNMSPLLAVARSLREQVDWGRVREETAESPYARAFLTLTDGLGITAPPEGQEGVQPVHEGVYALSGTGSQPNRSISEEESA; this comes from the coding sequence ATGAGCGCGCTCGAGTCCGACCTCATCGAGACGACGAAGGTCGTCGCGGTCACGCTGAAGAAGGCCCACATCCCCTTCGCCCTGGCCGGCGGGTACGCCGTCTACGCCCGGGGCGGGCCGCCGAGCATCCACGACACCGACTTCTTCCTGCGCGAGGCGGACGTCCCGCGGGCGATCGACGCCCTCACGGAGGCCGGCCTCAAGCACGAGAGCTGCCCCGAGGACTGGCTGGTCAAGGTCTTCCACGACGACCGCCTGGTCGACCTGATCCACGCCGCCAACGGGCGCCCGGTCACCGACGCCATGCTCGCCCGCGCCGAGGAGGTCGAGGTCGGGTCCGTGCGCATGCCGGTCCTGGACGCGAGCGACATCATGATCGGCAAGCTCCTCGCGCTGTCCGCGCACCACTGCAACATGTCCCCGCTGCTGGCGGTCGCCCGGTCCCTGCGCGAGCAGGTCGACTGGGGGCGGGTCCGCGAGGAGACGGCCGAGTCGCCGTACGCCCGGGCCTTCCTCACCCTGACCGACGGGCTCGGCATCACCGCCCCTCCGGAGGGGCAGGAGGGGGTCCAGCCCGTCCACGAAGGCGTCTACGCGCTGTCCGGGACCGGGAGCCAGCCCAACCGCAGCATTTCCGAGGAGGAGAGCGCATGA
- a CDS encoding baeRF2 domain-containing protein, protein MTRLSHLRDLYSAKGPFVTAYLDATRSTETGAHEVELRWRAQREQLAEAGAPDALLDALEPVATAPTGVPGENTLVLVGAGTEVLFSSAVPGRIQERATYAPVPDLGPLALALGQTLPYVLVHIDRTGADIDVVGPLGQSEEHTEVKGGEHHISKVHAGGWSYRRYEHRAENLWESNASDVAQQIDTILAESSIPLLLVTGDTRANELFQQHLGTRGKEAVVTLDSGGRAAGSDEQAVQEDVRQAIAAKVVRDSQDQVELFREQTGAGHGGALTGRAQIVGALQKAQVDTLLVTADFADDTTVYVGPDPSQIAVDEAELKAMGVDDGFAARADSALLRATIATDAGVVVVPKGRLQLEDGVGALLRYSDESTPSA, encoded by the coding sequence ATGACCCGCCTGTCCCACCTTCGCGACCTGTACTCCGCGAAGGGGCCGTTCGTGACCGCGTACCTCGACGCGACACGCTCAACCGAGACGGGCGCCCACGAGGTCGAGCTGCGCTGGCGCGCCCAGCGCGAGCAGCTCGCGGAGGCCGGCGCTCCCGACGCGCTGCTCGACGCGCTGGAGCCGGTCGCGACCGCTCCGACCGGCGTGCCGGGCGAGAACACCCTCGTCCTCGTCGGCGCCGGCACCGAGGTGCTGTTCTCCTCGGCCGTCCCCGGGCGCATCCAGGAGCGGGCCACGTACGCCCCGGTCCCCGACCTCGGCCCGCTGGCCCTGGCCCTCGGCCAGACGCTGCCGTACGTCCTGGTCCACATCGACCGCACCGGCGCCGACATCGACGTGGTCGGCCCGCTCGGCCAGTCCGAGGAGCACACCGAGGTCAAGGGCGGCGAGCACCACATCAGCAAGGTGCACGCCGGCGGCTGGTCGTACCGGCGCTACGAGCACCGGGCCGAGAACCTCTGGGAGTCGAACGCGAGCGACGTCGCCCAGCAGATCGACACGATCCTCGCCGAGAGCTCGATCCCGCTGCTCCTGGTGACCGGCGACACCCGCGCCAACGAGCTGTTCCAGCAGCACCTCGGCACGCGCGGCAAGGAGGCGGTCGTCACGCTCGACTCCGGCGGCCGGGCGGCCGGCTCCGACGAGCAGGCCGTGCAGGAGGACGTGCGCCAGGCGATCGCCGCCAAGGTGGTCCGCGACAGCCAGGACCAGGTCGAGCTGTTCCGCGAGCAGACGGGCGCCGGGCACGGCGGCGCGCTCACCGGGCGCGCGCAGATCGTGGGGGCGCTGCAGAAGGCGCAGGTGGACACGTTGCTCGTCACTGCGGACTTCGCCGACGACACCACGGTCTACGTGGGGCCGGACCCCTCCCAGATCGCGGTCGACGAGGCCGAGCTCAAGGCCATGGGCGTCGACGACGGGTTCGCGGCGCGCGCCGACTCGGCCCTGCTGCGGGCGACGATCGCCACCGACGCCGGCGTCGTGGTCGTGCCCAAGGGCCGGCTGCAGCTGGAGGACGGGGTCGGCGCCCTGCTCCGCTACTCCGACGAGTCGACCCCGTCGGCGTGA
- a CDS encoding DsbA family oxidoreductase, translating into MTAVGSVLPGTLQVWSDVACPWAALAVVRLRAARERLGLELDVRVDHRAFPLELANGRPVPPLADEAVEVLAREPAFGTRPWSGEHGDWPGSFLDALAAVQAAKEERAGGLPASEALDWALRRALFAQSRPIGTPGEVLAVAREVPELDVDALEGQLDAGRDAVRRDWELTGELRIEGSPHVRLSDGSAVFNPGIGDDGSDDPGVWDELLRRALAPEG; encoded by the coding sequence GTGACCGCTGTCGGCTCCGTCCTGCCGGGGACGCTGCAGGTCTGGAGCGACGTCGCCTGCCCCTGGGCGGCGCTCGCGGTCGTCCGGCTGCGGGCCGCGCGCGAGCGGCTGGGCCTCGAGCTCGACGTGCGCGTCGACCACCGGGCGTTCCCGCTCGAGCTGGCCAACGGCCGGCCCGTGCCGCCGCTCGCGGACGAGGCCGTCGAGGTCCTCGCCCGCGAGCCGGCCTTCGGGACACGCCCCTGGTCCGGGGAGCACGGGGACTGGCCGGGCAGCTTCCTCGACGCGCTCGCCGCGGTGCAGGCCGCCAAGGAGGAGCGGGCCGGAGGGCTGCCGGCGAGCGAGGCGCTCGACTGGGCGTTGCGCCGCGCCCTGTTCGCGCAGAGCCGTCCGATCGGCACCCCGGGCGAGGTCCTGGCCGTCGCCCGCGAGGTCCCCGAGCTCGACGTGGACGCGCTCGAGGGGCAGCTGGACGCGGGGCGGGACGCGGTGCGGCGCGACTGGGAGCTGACGGGCGAGCTCCGGATCGAGGGCAGCCCGCACGTACGCCTGAGCGACGGGTCGGCCGTGTTCAACCCCGGCATCGGGGACGACGGCAGCGACGACCCCGGGGTGTGGGACGAGCTGCTGCGCAGGGCGCTCGCGCCGGAGGGCTGA
- a CDS encoding multifunctional oxoglutarate decarboxylase/oxoglutarate dehydrogenase thiamine pyrophosphate-binding subunit/dihydrolipoyllysine-residue succinyltransferase subunit, whose translation MSQSPSPQDDPTEGFGPNEWLVAEMYEKYLQDPASLDKAWIGFFEDFKHTHGDTGPNGASRPAAPAPSSSSSSSSASSSAPAQRTAPSQRPAPQGTTAPPPSAPAPTPTAAHPVAPGARADAPTTTTPAAAPVPSATPSAAREVSTTPNQPPRPAATQAKAGGSSVTPLRGPAARVVTNMEASLEVPTATSVRAVPAKLLIDNRIVINNHLARGRGGKISFTHLIGYAVVRAVQGMPDMNVSYGEADGKPAVIGPEHVGLGLAIDISKPDGTRQLLVPAIKAADTMDFAQFWAAYEDIVRRARGGKLTADDFAGTTISLTNPGTIGTVHSVPRLMKGQGTIVGVGAMDYPAEYQGASPETLARLAVSKVLTLTSTYDHRVIQGAQSGEFLRRVHLLLLGEDGFYDDIFRALRIPYEPIRWAADVAWSHENDVTKQARVQELIHAYRVRGHLMADTDPLEFRQRSHPDLDITNHGLTLWDLDREFATGGFGKKPMATLRDILGVLRDSYCRRVGIEYMHIQDPEERRWIQSKVESPHTKTDTQEQLRILRRLNSAEAFETFLQTKFVGQKRFSLEGGESLIPLVDALLSEAADAGLDEAAIGMAHRGRLNVLANLAGKSYAQIFREFEGNQDPKSVQGSGDVKYHLGTQGTFTANSGAKCKVYLAANPSHLEAVDPVLEGIVRAKQDRLNKGGGESGYTVLPVLIHGDAAFAGQGVVAETLNLSQLRGYRTGGTVHVVVNNQVGFTTSPASSRSSFYSTDVARMIQAPIFHVNGDDPEACVRVARLAFEFRQKFRKDVVIDMVCYRRRGHNEGDDPSMTQPLMYSLIEQKRSVRKLYTEALIGRGDITVEEAEQALRDFQEQLERVFNETRETGAAGSGALEAPDEQRQTGHAHALPTAVSPEVIKRISDAHVAMPEGFTVHPKLRSLLERRAAMSTEGGIDWAMGELYAFGSLLLERVPVRLAGQDSRRGTFVQRHAVLTDRHTGDEWTPLANLSTNQGRFYVYDSLLSEFAAMGFEYGYSVVRPEVLVLWEAQFGDFVNGAQTIVDEFISSSEQKWGQRSSVVLLLPHGYEGQGPDHSSARIERFLQLCAEDNMTVAAPTTPASYFHLLRWQAYHEPRRPLIVATPKSMLRRKEAVSGPEEFTSGTFRPVIGEEGPVDPERVDRVLLCAGKVYWDLAAERTRRSDDRTAIVRVEQIAPLPAREILEAVSRFPNAELVWVQEEPGNQGAWPFVLLNLPDQLQGRQIRRVSRPASASPAVGSHKAHEAEQRELVAAAFDR comes from the coding sequence GTGTCGCAGTCTCCGTCCCCGCAGGATGACCCCACGGAGGGCTTCGGGCCCAACGAGTGGCTCGTCGCCGAGATGTACGAGAAGTACCTCCAGGACCCCGCCTCGCTGGACAAGGCGTGGATCGGCTTCTTCGAGGACTTCAAGCACACCCACGGGGACACGGGACCGAACGGCGCGAGCCGGCCCGCAGCGCCCGCGCCCTCGTCCAGCTCGTCGTCCAGCTCGGCGTCCAGCTCGGCGCCGGCCCAGCGCACCGCGCCGTCCCAGCGCCCGGCGCCGCAGGGCACGACCGCTCCCCCGCCCTCGGCCCCCGCCCCGACCCCGACGGCTGCGCACCCGGTCGCCCCCGGCGCCCGGGCCGACGCCCCGACGACGACGACCCCGGCGGCGGCCCCCGTCCCCTCGGCGACGCCGTCCGCGGCGCGCGAGGTGTCCACCACGCCGAACCAGCCGCCCCGCCCGGCGGCCACCCAGGCCAAGGCCGGCGGCTCGTCGGTGACCCCGCTGCGCGGCCCGGCCGCCCGGGTCGTGACGAACATGGAGGCCTCGCTCGAGGTCCCCACCGCCACCAGCGTGCGCGCGGTGCCGGCGAAGCTGCTCATCGACAACCGCATCGTCATCAACAACCACCTGGCCCGCGGCCGGGGCGGGAAGATCTCGTTCACCCACCTGATCGGCTACGCGGTCGTGCGCGCCGTCCAGGGCATGCCGGACATGAACGTCTCGTACGGCGAGGCGGACGGCAAGCCCGCGGTCATAGGCCCCGAGCACGTCGGGCTCGGCCTGGCCATCGACATCTCCAAGCCCGACGGCACCCGCCAGCTCCTCGTCCCGGCGATCAAGGCCGCGGACACGATGGACTTCGCCCAGTTCTGGGCGGCGTACGAGGACATCGTGCGGCGGGCGCGCGGCGGCAAGCTGACCGCCGACGACTTCGCCGGCACCACGATCAGCCTGACCAACCCGGGCACCATCGGCACCGTCCACTCGGTCCCGCGCCTGATGAAGGGGCAGGGCACGATCGTCGGCGTCGGGGCGATGGACTACCCGGCCGAGTACCAGGGCGCCTCTCCGGAGACGCTGGCCCGGCTCGCGGTCAGCAAGGTCCTCACCCTCACCTCCACCTACGACCACCGCGTCATCCAGGGCGCGCAGTCCGGGGAGTTCCTGCGTCGCGTCCACCTGCTGCTGCTGGGCGAGGACGGGTTCTACGACGACATCTTCCGCGCGCTGCGGATCCCCTACGAGCCGATCCGGTGGGCCGCCGACGTCGCGTGGTCGCACGAGAACGACGTCACCAAGCAGGCCCGCGTCCAGGAGCTCATCCACGCGTACCGGGTGCGCGGCCACCTCATGGCCGACACCGACCCGCTGGAGTTCCGCCAGCGCTCGCACCCCGACCTGGACATCACCAACCACGGCCTGACGCTGTGGGACCTCGACCGTGAGTTCGCGACGGGCGGGTTCGGCAAGAAGCCGATGGCGACCCTGCGCGACATCCTCGGGGTGCTGCGCGACTCGTACTGCCGCCGCGTCGGCATCGAGTACATGCACATCCAGGACCCGGAGGAGCGGCGCTGGATCCAGTCGAAGGTCGAGTCGCCCCACACCAAGACCGACACCCAGGAGCAGCTGCGCATCCTGCGCCGGCTGAACTCCGCCGAGGCGTTCGAGACCTTCCTGCAGACCAAGTTCGTCGGGCAGAAGCGGTTCTCCCTCGAGGGCGGGGAGTCGCTGATCCCGCTCGTCGACGCGCTGCTGTCCGAGGCTGCCGACGCCGGGCTCGACGAGGCAGCGATCGGCATGGCTCACCGCGGCCGGCTCAACGTGCTCGCGAACCTCGCCGGCAAGTCGTACGCGCAGATCTTCCGTGAGTTCGAGGGCAACCAGGACCCCAAGTCGGTCCAGGGCTCCGGCGACGTGAAGTACCACCTGGGCACGCAGGGCACGTTCACCGCCAACAGCGGCGCCAAGTGCAAGGTCTACCTCGCGGCCAACCCCTCGCACCTGGAGGCGGTCGACCCCGTCCTCGAGGGCATCGTGCGTGCCAAGCAGGACCGGCTGAACAAGGGCGGCGGCGAGTCCGGCTACACCGTGCTGCCCGTGCTCATCCACGGCGACGCGGCCTTCGCCGGCCAGGGCGTCGTGGCCGAGACGCTCAACCTCTCCCAGCTGCGCGGCTACCGCACCGGCGGCACCGTCCACGTGGTCGTCAACAACCAGGTCGGCTTCACGACCTCGCCCGCGTCCTCGCGCTCGTCGTTCTACTCGACCGATGTGGCGCGCATGATCCAGGCGCCGATCTTCCACGTGAACGGCGACGACCCCGAGGCCTGCGTCCGGGTCGCCCGCCTGGCGTTCGAGTTCCGGCAGAAGTTCCGCAAGGACGTCGTCATCGACATGGTGTGCTACCGCCGCCGTGGCCACAACGAGGGCGACGACCCGTCGATGACGCAGCCGCTGATGTACTCCCTGATCGAGCAGAAGCGCTCGGTGCGCAAGCTCTACACCGAGGCGCTCATCGGACGCGGCGACATCACCGTCGAGGAGGCGGAGCAGGCGCTGCGCGACTTCCAGGAGCAGCTCGAACGGGTCTTCAACGAGACCCGCGAGACCGGCGCGGCGGGCTCCGGTGCGCTCGAGGCCCCGGACGAGCAGCGCCAGACCGGGCACGCGCACGCGCTGCCCACCGCGGTGTCGCCGGAGGTCATCAAGCGGATCTCCGACGCCCACGTGGCGATGCCCGAGGGCTTCACCGTGCACCCGAAGCTGCGTTCGCTGCTCGAGCGGCGGGCGGCGATGTCGACCGAGGGCGGCATCGACTGGGCGATGGGCGAGCTGTACGCCTTCGGCTCGCTGCTGCTCGAGCGCGTCCCGGTGCGGCTGGCCGGCCAGGACAGCCGGCGCGGCACCTTCGTGCAGCGCCACGCCGTGCTGACCGACCGGCACACGGGCGACGAGTGGACGCCGCTGGCGAACCTCTCGACCAACCAGGGCCGCTTCTACGTCTACGACTCGCTGCTGTCGGAGTTCGCGGCGATGGGCTTCGAGTACGGCTACTCCGTCGTGCGCCCCGAGGTCCTCGTGCTGTGGGAGGCGCAGTTCGGCGATTTCGTCAACGGCGCCCAGACGATCGTCGACGAGTTCATCTCCTCCTCCGAGCAGAAGTGGGGGCAGCGCTCCTCCGTCGTGCTGCTGCTGCCGCACGGCTACGAGGGCCAGGGGCCGGACCACTCCTCCGCGCGCATCGAGCGTTTCCTCCAGCTGTGCGCCGAGGACAACATGACGGTCGCCGCCCCCACCACCCCGGCGAGCTACTTCCACCTGCTGCGCTGGCAGGCATACCACGAGCCGCGCCGCCCGCTGATCGTCGCGACGCCGAAGTCGATGCTGCGCCGCAAGGAGGCGGTGTCCGGGCCGGAGGAGTTCACGTCCGGCACGTTCCGCCCGGTCATCGGCGAGGAGGGGCCGGTCGACCCCGAGCGCGTGGACCGGGTGCTGCTCTGCGCCGGCAAGGTCTACTGGGACCTGGCAGCCGAGCGCACGCGCCGCTCGGACGACCGGACCGCCATCGTGCGCGTGGAGCAGATCGCGCCGCTGCCGGCCCGGGAGATCCTGGAGGCGGTCTCGCGGTTCCCCAACGCCGAGCTGGTCTGGGTGCAGGAGGAGCCGGGCAACCAGGGGGCCTGGCCGTTCGTGCTGCTCAACCTGCCGGACCAGCTGCAGGGTCGGCAGATCCGGCGCGTCTCGCGCCCGGCGTCTGCCTCGCCCGCGGTCGGCTCGCACAAGGCGCACGAGGCCGAGCAGCGCGAGCTGGTCGCGGCCGCGTTCGACCGCTGA
- a CDS encoding DUF6104 family protein: protein MYASDRGIEELETRRGDEEVTLAWLAERLRLFVDLNPEHEVPIERLATWLARADDED, encoded by the coding sequence GTGTACGCCAGCGACCGGGGGATCGAGGAGCTGGAGACCAGGAGGGGTGACGAGGAGGTCACCCTGGCCTGGCTCGCCGAGCGGCTGCGGCTCTTCGTGGACCTGAACCCCGAGCACGAGGTGCCGATCGAGCGGCTCGCCACCTGGCTGGCGCGCGCCGACGACGAGGACTGA
- a CDS encoding S24/S26 family peptidase yields MPVRPSRRLPRPWRVEVAGRSMLPTLHPGDRLLVLRGRTPRVGDLVVVRLPGRPLAVKRAGLRDADGWWVESDNPGEGTDSWSIGRPVPPEDVEGVVLWRYRPLWRARSGS; encoded by the coding sequence GTGCCGGTACGCCCCTCCCGCCGCCTGCCCCGGCCGTGGCGCGTCGAGGTGGCGGGCCGCTCGATGCTGCCGACGCTGCACCCGGGGGACCGGCTGCTGGTGCTGCGCGGTCGTACTCCCCGGGTGGGGGACCTGGTCGTCGTCCGGCTGCCGGGCCGGCCGCTCGCGGTCAAGCGCGCGGGTCTGCGTGACGCCGACGGCTGGTGGGTGGAGAGCGACAACCCGGGGGAGGGGACCGACTCCTGGTCGATCGGGCGTCCGGTGCCCCCGGAGGACGTCGAGGGGGTCGTCCTCTGGCGTTACCGGCCGCTGTGGCGCGCCCGCTCCGGCTCCTGA
- the sodN gene encoding superoxide dismutase, Ni: MFARLLAPRTTVSAHCDLPCGVYDPAQARIEAESVKAICEKYQQNEDPVFRTRALIIKEQRSDLVKHHLWVLWTDYFKPPHFEKYPHLHQLFNEATKLAGAAGGKGTVDPAEAQKLLDKIAEIDTIFWETKKAA, encoded by the coding sequence GTGTTCGCGCGCCTGCTCGCCCCCCGCACCACCGTCTCCGCCCACTGCGACCTGCCGTGCGGCGTCTACGACCCGGCTCAGGCCCGCATCGAGGCCGAGTCCGTGAAGGCCATCTGCGAGAAGTACCAGCAGAACGAGGACCCGGTGTTCCGCACCCGCGCCCTCATCATCAAGGAGCAGCGCTCCGACCTGGTCAAGCACCACCTCTGGGTGCTGTGGACGGACTACTTCAAGCCGCCGCACTTCGAGAAGTACCCGCACCTGCACCAGCTGTTCAACGAGGCCACCAAGCTGGCCGGCGCCGCAGGCGGCAAGGGCACGGTCGACCCGGCCGAGGCGCAGAAGCTGCTCGACAAGATCGCGGAGATCGACACGATCTTCTGGGAGACCAAGAAGGCGGCCTGA
- a CDS encoding DeoR/GlpR family DNA-binding transcription regulator, translating into MSEAGSPRHGDDRRPPSEDRRGGLRRERMLSIIRDCGFVSVTDLSTMFGISTVTVRTDLDRLASRGRVRRVRGGVVAEDLSHSERPFEETQSRGALEKSAIAEAAAALVSSGETLVLDVGSTTTALARALVAREELHDVVVVTNGLTIATTLEPAIPRFTVVLSGGTLRPLQHSLVDPLADAVFDRVHADTAFLGCNGVHADAGITNVNLPEVGVKARALQSARRRICVADGSKIGHVALARICPVTDVDLLITGPSAPEDVVEALRARGVDVDVVDMPSSLLAGLPAPAAEPAGASAHAVLKARDAPDG; encoded by the coding sequence GTGAGCGAAGCCGGCAGCCCGCGACACGGAGACGACCGGCGCCCCCCGTCCGAGGACCGGCGCGGCGGGCTGCGGCGCGAGCGGATGCTCTCCATCATCCGCGACTGCGGCTTCGTGAGCGTGACCGACCTGTCGACGATGTTCGGCATCTCGACGGTGACGGTGCGCACCGACCTGGACCGGCTCGCGTCACGCGGCCGGGTGCGGCGCGTACGCGGCGGGGTGGTCGCCGAGGACCTCTCCCACTCCGAGCGTCCCTTCGAGGAGACGCAGTCGCGCGGCGCCCTGGAGAAGTCGGCCATCGCCGAGGCCGCGGCCGCCCTCGTCAGCAGCGGCGAGACCCTCGTCCTGGACGTCGGCTCCACCACCACGGCGCTGGCCCGAGCCCTGGTCGCGCGCGAGGAGCTGCACGACGTCGTGGTCGTCACCAACGGCCTCACCATCGCCACGACCCTCGAGCCGGCCATCCCGCGCTTCACCGTCGTCCTCAGCGGAGGCACGCTCCGCCCGCTCCAGCACTCGCTGGTCGACCCGCTGGCCGACGCCGTCTTCGACCGTGTCCACGCCGACACGGCGTTCCTCGGCTGCAACGGCGTCCACGCCGACGCCGGCATCACCAACGTCAACCTCCCCGAGGTGGGCGTCAAGGCGCGCGCCCTCCAGTCCGCCCGCCGGCGCATCTGCGTCGCCGACGGCTCGAAGATCGGGCACGTCGCGCTGGCCCGCATCTGCCCCGTCACCGACGTCGACCTGCTCATCACCGGCCCCTCCGCTCCCGAGGACGTGGTCGAGGCGCTGCGGGCACGGGGCGTCGACGTCGACGTCGTCGACATGCCCTCCTCGCTGCTGGCCGGGCTGCCGGCTCCGGCCGCCGAGCCGGCCGGCGCGTCGGCGCACGCGGTCCTCAAGGCCCGGGACGCGCCCGACGGGTGA
- a CDS encoding YihY/virulence factor BrkB family protein, with protein sequence MSSPLLALRMLLRDAFGALRGRDVALVSAGLTFYAGIAVVPSLLVAVWAASLAVGNAQLDEWARTLGEALPEALGAPDAARALVEAALDLSVLGAVIAAFPASLYGEGLRRSFLALERRTEALAGWRGRLRALPLLLLAPLAVMGVLLTTPWLARLFDSGRPGPTALGVFIALVADWLVLSLPLSYTYRVVGRSTRTWASALWSGFTTASFISGFLQGFVLFLALPLDLGAPFGGLTVIGAVVAVGLWLWVLHMVLLVGYTLTLALEERGGNPFKLPYTV encoded by the coding sequence GTGTCGTCGCCGCTGCTCGCCCTGCGCATGCTGCTGCGCGACGCCTTCGGGGCACTGCGGGGCCGTGACGTGGCGCTCGTCTCGGCGGGGCTGACGTTCTACGCGGGCATCGCGGTGGTGCCGTCCCTGCTGGTCGCCGTCTGGGCCGCCAGCCTGGCCGTGGGCAACGCCCAGCTCGACGAGTGGGCGCGGACGCTGGGGGAGGCGTTGCCCGAGGCGCTGGGCGCGCCGGACGCCGCCCGCGCGCTCGTCGAGGCGGCGCTCGACCTGTCCGTGCTCGGGGCGGTCATCGCCGCGTTCCCGGCCTCGCTCTACGGGGAGGGGCTGCGCCGCAGCTTCCTCGCGCTCGAGCGCCGGACCGAGGCGCTCGCCGGCTGGCGCGGCCGGCTGCGCGCGCTGCCCCTGCTCCTCCTCGCCCCGCTGGCGGTCATGGGCGTGCTGCTCACCACCCCCTGGCTGGCCCGGCTCTTCGACAGCGGGCGGCCGGGCCCCACCGCGCTCGGTGTCTTCATCGCGCTCGTCGCCGACTGGCTCGTGCTGTCGCTGCCGCTGAGCTACACGTACCGGGTGGTGGGGCGGTCGACCCGCACCTGGGCGTCCGCGCTGTGGTCCGGCTTCACGACGGCGTCGTTCATCAGCGGCTTCCTGCAGGGGTTCGTGCTGTTCCTGGCCCTGCCGCTCGATCTCGGCGCGCCCTTCGGCGGGCTCACCGTCATCGGCGCGGTCGTCGCCGTCGGGCTCTGGCTGTGGGTCCTGCACATGGTGCTGCTGGTCGGCTACACGCTCACGCTCGCGCTCGAGGAGCGTGGGGGGAACCCGTTCAAGCTGCCGTACACGGTGTGA
- a CDS encoding GNAT family N-acetyltransferase, protein MPETLPVRDARPEDFERVGRLTVEAYRTDGMLDAVEDGYALRLADAALRAEQAQLLVAVDPASDEPLGTVTFCLPGGPWAEISRAGEAEFRMLAVAPEARGRGAGRALVEECLRRAAAAGAHRLVLSTQPASVVAHRLYDRLGFTRMPERDWSPAPGVDLLAYARPAP, encoded by the coding sequence GTGCCCGAGACGCTGCCCGTCCGCGACGCCCGCCCGGAGGACTTCGAGCGCGTGGGCCGCCTGACGGTCGAGGCCTACCGCACCGACGGCATGCTCGACGCGGTCGAGGACGGCTACGCGCTGCGCCTGGCGGACGCCGCGCTGCGGGCGGAGCAGGCCCAGCTGCTCGTCGCCGTCGACCCGGCGTCGGACGAGCCCCTCGGCACCGTCACCTTCTGCCTGCCCGGCGGGCCGTGGGCCGAGATCTCGCGTGCAGGGGAAGCGGAGTTCCGGATGCTCGCCGTGGCGCCCGAGGCGCGTGGGCGCGGGGCGGGCCGCGCGCTCGTCGAGGAGTGCCTGCGCCGTGCAGCCGCCGCCGGCGCCCACCGGCTCGTGCTCAGCACCCAGCCGGCCAGCGTCGTCGCCCACCGGCTCTACGACCGGCTCGGCTTCACCCGGATGCCCGAGCGCGACTGGTCACCGGCGCCCGGCGTCGACCTGCTCGCGTACGCCCGCCCGGCTCCCTGA